In Vibrio sp. JC009, a single window of DNA contains:
- a CDS encoding dicarboxylate/amino acid:cation symporter, with protein sequence MENNNQSAKGAWGRLELWKKILIGMILGVIAGSVMGPDAEILKPIGTLFINAIKMLIVPLIFCSLIVGITSMKDTKKMGRIGAKAVVLYMGTTAVAITIGLTLAAVLTPGEGLNMVASNPDAAGKEAPALIQTLLNMIPKNPVGALAAGNILQIIVFAVGLGISLVMVGEKAEPAVKVFEALAEAMYKLTELVMKLAPFGVFGLMAWVAGKYGLDVLLPLIKVIAVVYLGAVIHIAIFYSGVVSTLGRLNPVRYLKGLTNPAAVAFTTTSSSGTLPATIKAAREELGVSKGVSSFVLPLGATINMDGTALYQGVCALFIAQAFGVDLETSDYITIVLTATLASIGTAGVPGAGLIMLSLVLTTVGLPIEGLAIVAGIDRVLDMARTTVNVCGDMAVSVLVAKSEGELDETLYNETETQREVKTA encoded by the coding sequence ATGGAAAATAACAATCAATCGGCAAAGGGCGCGTGGGGGCGTCTGGAGCTATGGAAGAAGATCCTTATCGGGATGATTTTAGGTGTTATCGCAGGTTCGGTTATGGGCCCGGATGCGGAAATACTAAAACCGATAGGTACCCTGTTTATTAACGCAATTAAGATGCTGATCGTACCGCTTATCTTCTGTTCATTGATCGTGGGTATCACGTCAATGAAAGATACTAAGAAAATGGGACGTATTGGTGCAAAAGCTGTGGTTCTTTATATGGGCACAACGGCTGTTGCTATCACCATAGGTCTGACACTGGCTGCAGTTCTGACACCGGGTGAAGGCCTGAACATGGTTGCTTCAAACCCTGATGCCGCAGGTAAAGAAGCGCCGGCTCTGATTCAGACACTGCTGAATATGATTCCTAAGAACCCGGTAGGAGCACTGGCTGCAGGTAATATCCTTCAGATTATTGTGTTTGCTGTTGGTCTTGGTATCTCACTGGTTATGGTTGGTGAAAAAGCAGAACCTGCTGTTAAAGTTTTTGAAGCACTGGCGGAAGCTATGTACAAGCTGACTGAGCTTGTTATGAAGCTTGCTCCGTTTGGTGTATTTGGCCTGATGGCGTGGGTTGCGGGCAAATACGGCCTTGATGTATTGCTGCCACTTATCAAAGTAATTGCGGTTGTCTACCTTGGCGCAGTGATTCACATTGCTATCTTCTACAGCGGTGTGGTTAGCACGCTTGGACGTCTGAATCCGGTTCGTTACCTTAAAGGCCTGACAAACCCTGCAGCGGTTGCGTTTACTACAACAAGTAGTTCAGGTACGCTTCCTGCGACAATTAAAGCAGCTCGCGAAGAACTTGGCGTATCTAAGGGTGTTTCAAGCTTTGTACTTCCGCTTGGCGCAACCATCAACATGGACGGTACTGCACTTTACCAGGGTGTTTGTGCACTGTTTATTGCTCAGGCGTTCGGTGTTGATCTGGAAACTTCAGACTACATTACGATTGTTCTGACAGCGACTCTGGCTTCTATCGGTACCGCTGGTGTTCCTGGTGCAGGTCTGATCATGCTTTCTCTGGTACTGACGACGGTTGGTCTGCCAATTGAAGGTCTGGCAATTGTTGCCGGTATCGACCGGGTGCTGGATATGGCGCGTACAACAGTAAACGTATGTGGCGATATGGCGGTTTCTGTTCTTGTTGCGAAAAGTGAGGGTGAGCTTGATGAGACCCTTTACAACGAGACTGAAACGCAGCGCGAAGTTAAAACTGCGTAA
- a CDS encoding transporter substrate-binding domain-containing protein, translating into MRKLVVLALCLLFYLPVSYAQNAHTFRFLTHFIMPFSYEEGGEFKGFAVEIVRELMNTVQHPKAFEMMPFQRGLYYVQNHSDTALFIVARRPEREDTVKWVGPIVSSGVYFYTRKDHPRPPYDLDDLKKMDSISVGRGNADHTYLESLGFQNLYPNNDQLVSLQMVESGRVAATVMSELVMPEMAKKAGIDISRLRKTDVKLYDSELYLAFSKDTPDSVVRIWQDALDTLKASDRYDAIYKKYVKH; encoded by the coding sequence ATGCGGAAACTTGTTGTACTGGCGCTCTGTTTACTCTTTTATTTGCCAGTGAGTTACGCCCAAAATGCTCATACTTTTCGCTTTCTTACGCATTTTATTATGCCTTTTAGCTATGAAGAAGGAGGAGAGTTTAAGGGCTTTGCCGTTGAGATTGTCCGGGAGTTGATGAATACGGTGCAACATCCCAAGGCCTTTGAAATGATGCCGTTTCAGAGAGGCCTTTACTATGTTCAGAACCATTCTGATACCGCTCTGTTTATCGTTGCCCGCCGTCCGGAAAGAGAAGATACGGTGAAATGGGTCGGCCCGATAGTCAGTAGTGGCGTGTATTTCTACACCCGCAAAGATCATCCTAGACCTCCTTATGATCTTGACGATTTAAAAAAGATGGACAGTATCAGTGTTGGCAGGGGTAATGCTGACCATACCTATCTTGAATCTCTTGGTTTCCAAAATCTGTACCCAAACAATGATCAACTGGTTTCCCTGCAAATGGTTGAGTCCGGCAGAGTGGCAGCAACAGTCATGAGCGAACTGGTGATGCCGGAAATGGCAAAAAAAGCGGGCATTGATATATCCCGCTTACGTAAAACCGATGTGAAGCTGTATGATTCAGAGCTGTATCTTGCCTTCTCAAAAGATACGCCTGATAGCGTGGTGCGCATCTGGCAGGATGCATTGGATACCCTGAAAGCCAGTGACAGGTATGATGCAATCTATAAAAAGTACGTAAAACACTAA
- the pgl gene encoding 6-phosphogluconolactonase, protein MNYQLFETPQQVVNSLAETLLSLSKEGRAVHISLSGGSTPKLLFKTLAQAPYNTEVQWNNLHFWWGDERCVAPEDTESNYGEAHQLLFSNIEIAPENIHRIRGEDEPDQEAKRFAQEMDSVIGHKNGLPAFDWILLGMGTDGHTASLFPNQTDFDDANLSVVANHPESGQKRVSKTARLLQNADRITYLVLGESKAEVLQEIQQKEAGELSYPAAKIQSTHGQTEWYLDSQAAKLLSKGE, encoded by the coding sequence ATGAACTATCAATTATTTGAAACACCGCAGCAGGTGGTGAACTCACTGGCTGAAACACTGCTTAGCCTGAGCAAAGAGGGAAGGGCGGTACATATCTCACTTTCCGGCGGCAGTACTCCCAAGCTTCTGTTTAAAACGCTGGCACAGGCGCCATATAACACAGAAGTTCAGTGGAATAATCTGCATTTCTGGTGGGGCGACGAGCGCTGTGTTGCCCCGGAAGATACGGAAAGTAATTATGGTGAAGCCCACCAGTTGCTGTTCAGCAATATCGAAATTGCTCCGGAAAACATTCACAGAATCCGTGGCGAAGATGAGCCGGATCAAGAGGCAAAGCGTTTTGCACAAGAGATGGATTCTGTGATTGGACACAAAAACGGCTTACCGGCCTTTGACTGGATTCTTTTGGGCATGGGTACCGACGGGCATACCGCCTCTCTGTTCCCGAATCAGACCGACTTTGACGATGCAAATCTTTCAGTGGTAGCCAACCATCCTGAAAGTGGTCAGAAACGAGTGTCTAAAACCGCAAGGCTTTTGCAGAACGCTGATCGCATCACCTACCTTGTGCTTGGTGAAAGCAAAGCGGAGGTTCTGCAGGAAATCCAACAAAAAGAAGCAGGTGAGCTTAGCTATCCTGCGGCAAAAATTCAGTCCACTCACGGTCAAACCGAGTGGTATTTAGATTCACAGGCAGCAAAACTGCTGTCGAAAGGAGAATAA
- the gnd gene encoding decarboxylating NADP(+)-dependent phosphogluconate dehydrogenase: MKGDIGVIGLAVMGQNLILNMNDNGFKVVAFNRTVSKVEEFLEGPAKGTNIIGATSMEDLVAKLEAPRKVMLMVRAGEVVDHFIDALVPLLDEGDIIIDGGNSNYPDTNRRVVALKEKGIHYIGTGVSGGEEGARFGPSIMPGGSPEAWPHVKPIFQAISAKTDEGEACCDWVGKDGSGHFVKMVHNGIEYGDMQLISEAYHFMKEGLGLSYDEMQSIFEEWKSTELDSYLIDITTDILGYKDEDGEPLAEKIMDTAGQKGTGKWTGINALDLGIPLTLITESVFARCLSSLKEQRIEAEKEFGHTIAKVGGDKKEWVEAVRHALLASKIISYAQGFMLIREASEENGWDLNYGSVALMWRGGCIIRSAFLGNIRDAYVNNPDIQFLGSDPYFKDILKTAMPSWRKVAAKAMEIGLPMPTMTSALTFLDGYTTSRLPANLLQAQRDYFGAHTYERVDQPRGQFFHTNWTGTGGDTASTTYDV, encoded by the coding sequence ATGAAAGGTGATATCGGCGTAATCGGTTTGGCTGTAATGGGGCAAAACCTTATTCTGAATATGAATGACAACGGCTTTAAAGTAGTGGCGTTTAACCGCACCGTATCTAAAGTTGAAGAGTTTCTTGAAGGACCGGCAAAAGGCACTAACATCATCGGCGCAACTTCGATGGAAGATCTGGTTGCTAAGCTTGAAGCGCCCCGTAAAGTGATGCTGATGGTTCGTGCCGGTGAAGTGGTAGACCACTTTATCGATGCACTGGTTCCGCTGCTGGACGAAGGCGACATTATTATTGATGGCGGTAACTCTAACTATCCGGATACAAACCGTCGTGTTGTGGCACTTAAAGAGAAAGGTATTCACTATATTGGTACCGGTGTTTCCGGCGGTGAAGAAGGCGCACGTTTTGGCCCTTCCATTATGCCGGGCGGCTCTCCGGAAGCATGGCCGCATGTGAAACCAATTTTCCAGGCTATCTCAGCAAAAACCGATGAAGGTGAAGCCTGTTGTGACTGGGTGGGTAAAGACGGCTCAGGCCACTTTGTGAAAATGGTTCACAACGGCATCGAATACGGTGATATGCAGCTAATCAGTGAAGCGTACCACTTTATGAAAGAAGGTCTGGGACTTTCGTATGACGAGATGCAGAGCATCTTTGAAGAGTGGAAATCCACCGAGCTGGACAGCTATCTGATCGACATCACCACTGATATTCTCGGCTACAAAGATGAAGACGGTGAGCCTCTGGCTGAGAAGATCATGGACACAGCAGGTCAGAAGGGTACCGGTAAATGGACAGGCATCAATGCGCTGGATTTAGGTATCCCGCTGACGCTGATCACTGAGTCTGTTTTTGCCCGTTGCCTCTCTTCTCTGAAAGAGCAGCGTATTGAAGCGGAAAAAGAGTTCGGTCATACCATTGCTAAAGTGGGAGGCGATAAGAAGGAGTGGGTTGAAGCGGTGCGCCATGCGCTGCTTGCTTCTAAGATCATCTCCTATGCTCAGGGCTTTATGCTGATCCGCGAAGCTTCTGAAGAGAACGGCTGGGACCTGAATTATGGCAGCGTGGCTCTGATGTGGCGTGGCGGCTGTATTATCCGCAGTGCTTTCCTGGGGAATATCCGTGACGCTTATGTCAACAACCCGGATATCCAGTTCCTGGGTTCAGATCCATACTTCAAGGATATTCTGAAAACCGCTATGCCGTCATGGCGTAAAGTTGCGGCGAAGGCGATGGAAATTGGCCTGCCAATGCCAACCATGACTTCAGCGCTGACTTTCCTTGATGGTTATACCACATCACGCCTGCCAGCGAATCTGCTGCAAGCTCAGCGTGATTACTTTGGCGCGCACACCTATGAGCGCGTGGATCAGCCTCGCGGTCAGTTCTTCCATACAAACTGGACCGGAACAGGTGGTGATACTGCTTCTACAACTTATGATGTTTAA
- a CDS encoding AzlC family ABC transporter permease — MLNRKLFWKGVLAITPLSVAVIPWGFLVGSFAMDVGLSPFEGQALSAIIFAGSAQLVAVGMFKAGVGLSTMLLTTFFITSRHFLYSVSMRSKIAPLPLKWRLILGFLLTDELFAIVGNQSPDRFKVWYAFGAGFSFYLVWNIATLVGIIAGSQIPNLEQYGLEFAVAATFIALVVPILKNVPVLVSAAVALVLSVVLELQGVEGSLMISSILGMLSGYACDSFINKRAQS; from the coding sequence ATGTTAAACAGGAAGTTATTCTGGAAAGGGGTACTTGCTATAACGCCGCTTTCCGTTGCCGTTATTCCCTGGGGTTTTCTGGTGGGTTCATTTGCCATGGATGTTGGTCTGTCTCCATTTGAAGGGCAGGCGTTATCAGCCATTATCTTTGCCGGATCTGCCCAGCTTGTGGCTGTCGGTATGTTTAAAGCCGGAGTCGGGCTTTCGACCATGCTGCTTACCACCTTTTTTATTACCTCCAGGCACTTCTTATACAGCGTTTCCATGCGAAGTAAGATAGCGCCTCTTCCGCTAAAGTGGCGCTTAATTCTTGGCTTTTTACTGACCGACGAACTGTTTGCCATTGTCGGTAACCAGTCTCCGGACAGGTTTAAGGTCTGGTACGCCTTTGGCGCAGGCTTTAGTTTCTATCTGGTATGGAATATCGCCACCTTAGTCGGGATTATCGCCGGCAGTCAGATCCCAAATCTGGAGCAGTACGGACTGGAGTTTGCAGTCGCGGCCACCTTTATCGCACTTGTTGTTCCCATTCTAAAAAATGTTCCGGTTCTGGTATCCGCTGCCGTGGCTCTTGTGCTTTCCGTTGTGCTTGAACTTCAGGGTGTTGAAGGTAGCCTGATGATCTCAAGTATTTTGGGGATGCTCAGTGGTTATGCCTGCGACTCGTTTATTAATAAGAGGGCGCAGTCATGA
- a CDS encoding AzlD domain-containing protein, giving the protein MIMLSILAMAGLVFFSRYLFLEPKLPLRLNDKAQRLLSFSSPAILTAIWAPIVFVQDGELAIETTNPYLLGAALAVLLVWKTKNVLLTTVISMVFFLVVKLYLL; this is encoded by the coding sequence ATGATTATGTTATCGATTCTGGCAATGGCTGGCCTGGTCTTTTTTAGCCGTTATCTGTTTCTGGAGCCAAAACTGCCTTTGCGTCTGAATGACAAAGCACAGCGCCTGCTGTCCTTTTCAAGTCCGGCAATTCTAACCGCTATCTGGGCGCCTATCGTATTTGTTCAGGATGGTGAATTGGCAATAGAAACCACTAACCCATACCTGCTTGGGGCTGCCTTAGCGGTTCTTCTTGTCTGGAAAACCAAAAATGTGCTGCTGACCACAGTGATCAGTATGGTTTTTTTTCTGGTTGTTAAACTCTATTTGCTCTAA
- the zwf gene encoding glucose-6-phosphate dehydrogenase: MAKPENNTIVIFGASGDLTHRKLIPAFYHLFENGLLPEDFAVLGVSRTEFSDQSFRDKMRKALIENEKVDESVVETFINHIYYQSLNTSDKAEYSVLKDRLEELKHLHHTKGNAVYYLSTPPSLYGVIPECLAAHGLNEEKDGWKNLIVEKPFGYDLESAIELDKKIHASFEEHQIYRIDHYLGKETVQNLLVLRFSNAMFEPLWNHRYIDHVEITNSEFLGVEERGGYYDNSGALRDMFQNHLLQVLAMVAMEPPSVINANSMRDESVKVMQCFRPLSEEDLDKNLVLGQYTASHVRGESLPGYREENGVADDSRTETYVGLKMFIDNWRWNGVPFYVRTGKRLPTRVTEVVIHFKKTPHPVFGRNAPENKLIIRIQPDEGILLGFGLKKPGAGFEAQEVSMDFHYQDLQESNMLTAYERLLLDCMKSDATLFARTDAVKACWEFVQPILDYKDNCDHLYGYAAGTWGPKEADDLLNNDGRDWRFPCKNLTNTDYCEL; this comes from the coding sequence ATGGCTAAACCGGAAAATAACACCATTGTTATTTTCGGTGCTTCAGGTGACCTGACGCACCGAAAGCTGATTCCGGCGTTTTATCATCTGTTTGAAAACGGTCTGTTACCTGAAGATTTCGCGGTTCTGGGCGTAAGCCGTACAGAATTTAGTGACCAATCTTTCCGGGACAAGATGAGAAAGGCCCTTATCGAAAATGAAAAAGTCGATGAGAGCGTGGTTGAAACCTTTATCAACCACATCTACTACCAGTCGCTTAACACCTCAGATAAAGCGGAATACTCAGTACTGAAAGACCGCCTTGAGGAGCTGAAGCATCTGCATCACACCAAAGGTAATGCGGTTTATTATCTTTCAACGCCTCCGAGTCTTTACGGGGTGATCCCGGAATGCCTTGCCGCGCATGGGCTTAACGAAGAAAAAGATGGCTGGAAGAATCTGATTGTTGAAAAGCCGTTCGGATACGACTTAGAGTCAGCCATCGAACTGGATAAGAAGATCCACGCCAGTTTTGAAGAGCATCAGATTTACCGTATTGACCACTATCTCGGTAAAGAAACCGTACAGAACCTTCTGGTGCTGCGATTCTCCAATGCTATGTTCGAGCCGCTGTGGAACCACAGATATATTGACCATGTAGAAATTACCAATTCAGAGTTTCTCGGGGTAGAAGAGCGCGGTGGTTACTATGATAACTCAGGTGCGCTGCGCGATATGTTCCAGAACCACCTGCTTCAGGTGCTGGCGATGGTCGCTATGGAACCGCCTTCGGTGATTAACGCCAACTCAATGCGTGATGAATCTGTCAAAGTTATGCAGTGTTTCAGGCCGCTGTCTGAAGAAGATCTGGATAAGAATCTGGTACTTGGTCAGTACACCGCGTCTCATGTACGAGGTGAGAGTCTGCCGGGTTATCGTGAAGAGAACGGCGTTGCTGACGACTCGCGCACGGAAACCTATGTCGGCCTGAAGATGTTTATCGATAACTGGCGCTGGAATGGCGTGCCGTTTTACGTGCGCACCGGTAAGCGGCTTCCTACCCGGGTGACAGAAGTGGTCATCCATTTTAAGAAGACGCCGCATCCGGTGTTTGGTCGCAACGCTCCTGAAAACAAACTGATTATCCGCATACAGCCGGATGAAGGCATACTGCTTGGCTTCGGCCTGAAAAAGCCGGGCGCAGGATTTGAAGCGCAGGAAGTTTCAATGGATTTCCACTATCAGGATCTTCAGGAAAGCAACATGCTGACGGCATACGAACGACTGCTTCTGGACTGCATGAAGTCTGACGCAACGCTATTTGCCCGTACTGATGCGGTAAAAGCGTGCTGGGAGTTTGTTCAGCCGATCCTTGACTACAAAGACAATTGCGACCACCTGTACGGCTATGCAGCCGGAACCTGGGGGCCAAAGGAAGCCGATGACCTTCTGAATAACGATGGCCGGGACTGGCGCTTCCCTTGTAAGAACCTGACTAATACTGATTATTGCGAGCTGTAA
- a CDS encoding NUDIX hydrolase, which yields MRHLKTSVHSEIGHLDDKIIVKRNATRAIAVDGEDILLLYTERYHDYSLPGGGLDDGEDVIAGMVRELEEETGAANIHYIKPYGIYEEFRPWYKDQADVMHMISYCYTCKIDRELGQTAFEEHEVKNGMRPVWMNIHEAIAHNEKTIAESPKKGMSIERETFLLHQIVKEML from the coding sequence ATGAGACACCTGAAAACAAGCGTTCATAGCGAGATAGGCCACCTGGACGACAAGATCATTGTAAAAAGAAACGCAACCCGTGCAATTGCAGTGGATGGCGAGGATATTCTGTTGTTGTATACAGAAAGATACCACGACTACTCATTACCGGGAGGTGGTTTAGACGATGGTGAAGATGTGATTGCCGGTATGGTGCGCGAGTTAGAAGAAGAGACGGGTGCTGCGAATATTCACTACATTAAACCTTATGGCATCTATGAAGAGTTTCGTCCCTGGTATAAAGACCAGGCAGATGTGATGCATATGATCTCTTACTGCTACACCTGCAAAATCGACAGAGAGTTGGGACAGACCGCCTTCGAAGAACACGAAGTTAAAAATGGCATGCGCCCGGTATGGATGAACATCCATGAAGCAATAGCTCACAACGAAAAGACAATTGCAGAAAGCCCAAAAAAGGGAATGAGCATAGAGCGCGAAACCTTCCTGCTGCACCAAATCGTAAAAGAGATGCTCTAA
- a CDS encoding histidinol-phosphatase, whose protein sequence is MLLTNYHTHCHFCDGKGSPEEMLSRAKELGFKAIGFSSHAPLPFENDFTLQPERLEEYVKAICALKAQTDIEVYLGLEIDYLKDSIYPADPRWDELNLDYKIGSVHAIAPPDDRFPMLSVDGPDEELDALINDVYQGNVRQMIEDYYQRIADLCAEGGFDILGHFDLIKKHNLRRPFFDESAPWYKDVAVSTLDEVAKSGVIMEVNFGGMLRGATDDVYPPLWMIKEAFNRGIPMQINADAHAPKHLGVHHEYCRELLVSAGYKTQRVLLGGQWQDISL, encoded by the coding sequence ATGCTGCTCACCAATTATCATACCCATTGCCATTTTTGTGACGGAAAGGGAAGCCCTGAAGAGATGCTTAGTCGTGCAAAAGAGCTCGGTTTCAAAGCGATAGGCTTTAGTTCTCATGCGCCATTACCGTTTGAGAATGACTTTACGCTACAGCCAGAAAGGCTGGAGGAGTACGTAAAAGCCATCTGCGCATTAAAAGCTCAAACGGATATCGAGGTTTATCTCGGGCTGGAAATTGACTACCTGAAAGATTCAATTTACCCGGCGGATCCGCGCTGGGATGAATTAAACCTGGATTATAAAATCGGTTCGGTTCACGCCATTGCGCCTCCGGATGACAGGTTTCCCATGCTAAGTGTTGACGGCCCGGATGAAGAGCTGGATGCGCTGATTAATGATGTTTATCAGGGCAATGTCCGTCAGATGATAGAAGACTATTATCAACGAATTGCGGACCTGTGTGCAGAAGGCGGCTTCGATATCCTTGGTCATTTTGATTTGATTAAAAAGCATAATCTGAGAAGGCCATTCTTTGATGAGTCTGCGCCATGGTATAAAGATGTGGCTGTCTCAACGCTGGATGAGGTAGCTAAATCCGGTGTGATTATGGAAGTGAATTTTGGTGGCATGCTAAGAGGGGCAACCGACGATGTTTATCCACCGCTCTGGATGATAAAAGAAGCCTTTAACCGTGGCATACCAATGCAGATAAATGCCGATGCTCACGCACCGAAACATCTTGGCGTGCATCATGAATATTGCAGAGAATTACTGGTTTCTGCCGGTTATAAAACACAGCGGGTTCTGCTGGGAGGGCAGTGGCAGGATATTTCTTTGTGA
- a CDS encoding DUF333 domain-containing protein gives MRKLNLLLVLGVIAIFAGCSSEPDKYDVENYDEISDPALLYCVKQGGKLISSSEHGVRKKQCQFSENEKYDVYDYYQKSMQSSQQ, from the coding sequence ATGCGTAAATTAAATCTGTTGCTGGTTTTAGGGGTTATTGCCATTTTTGCCGGATGCTCATCTGAGCCTGACAAGTATGACGTGGAAAACTACGATGAAATCTCAGACCCTGCCCTGCTTTACTGTGTCAAACAAGGTGGCAAGTTAATCTCTTCCTCTGAACATGGCGTGCGCAAAAAACAGTGTCAGTTTTCCGAAAATGAAAAGTACGACGTATACGATTACTACCAGAAGAGCATGCAAAGCAGTCAGCAGTAA
- a CDS encoding alkyl sulfatase dimerization domain-containing protein: protein MFKKFSVLLFTLLISCSVFAEEKYSESDILDRPLVERYILDELKALRQEQQDLERKLTVQIVDRELEVADKSLNYANVTVTYFFYIIAGVASLVALIGWQSLKDIKQNTKEMADQRLDKITKEYEKKFLALERDLKRKTRIISENNREIEIINEVHNLWLRAQNAQTAEQKMEIFDEILKIRPGDLEALTYKADAAMEMREYHWAMSLCNRVLEVDDNNAHALYQRACAYSRLGAEEQAIYDLQKSIEASASIKELAAEEPDFELLRGNPKFESLIEIPEVG, encoded by the coding sequence ATGTTTAAGAAATTCAGCGTATTACTCTTTACTCTTCTTATCTCCTGTTCTGTCTTTGCCGAAGAAAAGTACTCTGAATCCGATATTCTTGATCGTCCTCTGGTAGAGCGCTACATACTGGATGAGTTAAAGGCTCTGCGTCAGGAGCAGCAGGATTTGGAGCGTAAGTTAACGGTTCAGATTGTTGACCGTGAGCTTGAGGTAGCAGACAAGTCTCTGAACTACGCCAATGTAACTGTTACCTATTTCTTCTACATCATTGCCGGTGTGGCTTCACTGGTTGCTTTAATTGGCTGGCAGTCGCTAAAGGATATCAAACAGAACACCAAAGAGATGGCAGACCAGCGTCTGGATAAAATCACCAAGGAATATGAGAAAAAATTCCTTGCGCTGGAGCGGGATCTGAAACGTAAAACGCGGATCATCTCTGAAAACAACCGTGAAATCGAGATTATCAACGAAGTTCACAACCTCTGGCTTCGCGCTCAGAATGCACAGACGGCTGAGCAGAAAATGGAAATTTTTGATGAGATCCTGAAGATTCGTCCTGGCGATCTTGAAGCGCTTACCTATAAAGCGGATGCTGCAATGGAAATGCGTGAGTACCACTGGGCGATGAGCCTGTGTAACCGGGTACTCGAAGTGGACGATAACAACGCACACGCACTTTATCAGCGTGCCTGTGCCTATTCCCGTTTGGGAGCCGAAGAGCAGGCTATCTACGATCTGCAAAAATCAATCGAAGCCAGTGCCTCTATCAAAGAGCTGGCTGCCGAAGAGCCGGACTTTGAGCTTCTTCGGGGCAATCCTAAGTTTGAATCTCTGATTGAAATCCCTGAAGTAGGCTAA
- a CDS encoding TAXI family TRAP transporter solute-binding subunit gives MTRFKSLITATTASLLLGASSFASAADSFVTIGTGGVTGVYYPTGGAICRLVNKSKKEHGIRCSVESTGGSIYNINTIRAGELDLGIAQSDWQYHAYNGTSKFEEAGAFKDLRAVFSVHPEPFTIVARADAGIKTFEDLKGKRVNIGNPGSGQRGTMEVLMDAYGWTRDDFKLVSELKASEQSKALCDNKIDAMVYTVGHPSGAIKEATTSCDSVMVSVNGPIVDKLIADNSYYRTATVPGGMYKGNPDDTATFGVGATFVSSTNVPENTVYNIVKAVFENFDTFRKLHPAFSNLKKEQMANDGLSAPLHPGALKYYKEAGLVK, from the coding sequence ATGACTCGATTTAAATCCCTGATTACCGCAACAACGGCATCTCTGCTTCTTGGCGCTTCAAGCTTTGCTTCTGCAGCTGATTCATTTGTTACCATAGGTACTGGTGGCGTAACAGGCGTTTACTATCCAACAGGTGGTGCTATCTGTCGTCTGGTAAACAAATCGAAGAAAGAACACGGCATCCGCTGCTCTGTTGAGAGTACCGGAGGCTCAATTTACAACATTAATACTATCCGCGCAGGCGAACTTGACCTTGGTATCGCTCAGTCTGACTGGCAGTACCATGCATACAACGGAACAAGCAAGTTCGAAGAGGCAGGCGCATTTAAAGACCTTCGTGCAGTATTCTCTGTACACCCTGAACCATTCACCATTGTTGCCCGCGCAGATGCCGGTATCAAAACTTTTGAAGATCTGAAAGGCAAGCGTGTAAACATTGGTAACCCTGGCTCTGGCCAGCGCGGTACAATGGAAGTACTGATGGATGCATATGGCTGGACCAGAGATGACTTTAAACTGGTATCTGAATTAAAAGCATCAGAGCAGTCTAAAGCGCTATGTGATAACAAAATCGATGCTATGGTTTATACCGTTGGTCACCCAAGTGGCGCAATCAAAGAAGCAACCACTTCTTGTGACAGCGTAATGGTTTCAGTAAACGGTCCAATCGTAGACAAACTGATTGCTGACAACAGCTACTACCGTACAGCAACGGTTCCTGGCGGCATGTACAAAGGTAACCCTGATGACACTGCTACTTTCGGTGTTGGCGCGACATTTGTTTCTTCGACTAACGTTCCTGAAAACACGGTTTACAACATCGTAAAAGCGGTATTTGAAAACTTCGATACTTTCAGAAAACTGCACCCGGCGTTTTCTAACCTGAAGAAAGAGCAAATGGCTAACGACGGCCTTTCCGCTCCTCTTCACCCAGGTGCGCTGAAGTATTATAAAGAAGCGGGTCTGGTTAAGTAA